The following coding sequences lie in one Myxococcus xanthus genomic window:
- a CDS encoding MXAN_6521/LA_1396 family lipoprotein produces the protein MMKRLLPVLGLGLLSGCSAVKNQRLRSDYDTVDKHQVKRLVVVTQPLPDGKVAVGELWSLIARQWVNQNRDFLVKESAALPDVPTDATFKALCVEGLEGVLWLSPQIQLRGSGAEAAVHAKLVRCRDGEEVWSAEAAGSWNSKDEDYEQRVGQYVQELGEEVAPYVVPSSKLLTATLDTLPNPELSEADKDEKIELGE, from the coding sequence ATGATGAAGCGACTGTTGCCCGTGCTCGGGCTGGGCCTGCTGTCCGGATGCTCCGCGGTGAAGAATCAGCGGCTGCGCAGTGACTACGACACGGTGGACAAGCACCAGGTGAAGCGCCTGGTGGTGGTGACGCAGCCGCTGCCCGATGGCAAGGTCGCCGTGGGCGAGCTGTGGAGCCTCATCGCCCGCCAGTGGGTGAACCAGAACCGCGACTTCCTGGTGAAGGAGAGCGCGGCGCTGCCAGACGTGCCCACGGACGCAACGTTCAAGGCCCTGTGCGTGGAGGGGCTGGAGGGCGTGCTCTGGCTGTCCCCCCAGATTCAGCTCCGGGGCAGCGGCGCGGAGGCCGCGGTGCACGCGAAGCTGGTGCGCTGCCGCGACGGCGAAGAGGTCTGGTCCGCCGAAGCCGCCGGGAGCTGGAACTCCAAGGACGAGGACTACGAGCAGCGCGTGGGCCAGTACGTCCAGGAGCTGGGTGAAGAAGTGGCGCCCTACGTCGTGCCGTCCAGCAAGCTGCTGACGGCCACGCTGGACACCTTGCCCAATCCCGAACTGAGCGAAGCGGACAAGGACGAGAAAATCGAGCTGGGTGAGTAG
- a CDS encoding MgtC/SapB family protein → MDEQTVALRLALAALLGGVLGLEREVRGQAAGLRTHILVSLGACCFTLASVFIEVALGPDTPEGTRGDISRIASQVVVGIGFLGAGVILRHNGQVKGLTTAANLWLTASVGLAAGLGFYFAAVTTMAIALLCLAGLRPLERAIRRYRKRHRATRTPDVDEDAEA, encoded by the coding sequence GTGGATGAGCAGACCGTCGCGCTGAGACTGGCCCTGGCCGCCCTGCTCGGGGGCGTGCTGGGCCTGGAACGTGAGGTGCGCGGCCAGGCGGCCGGGCTGCGCACCCACATCCTCGTCTCCCTGGGCGCGTGCTGCTTCACGCTGGCCAGCGTCTTCATCGAAGTGGCGTTGGGCCCTGACACCCCCGAGGGTACCCGGGGCGACATCAGCCGCATCGCCAGCCAGGTGGTGGTGGGCATCGGCTTCCTGGGCGCGGGCGTCATCCTGCGCCACAACGGACAGGTGAAGGGCCTGACGACGGCGGCCAACCTCTGGCTCACCGCGTCCGTGGGCCTGGCCGCCGGCCTGGGCTTCTACTTCGCCGCCGTCACCACCATGGCCATTGCCCTGCTGTGCCTGGCGGGCCTGCGTCCCCTGGAGCGCGCCATCAGGCGCTACCGCAAGCGGCACCGCGCGACGCGCACCCCGGACGTGGACGAAGACGCCGAGGCCTAG
- the rpmG gene encoding 50S ribosomal protein L33 — translation MPERNRTIIQLVSSAKRQLKKYDPRVRKHVLFVEGKP, via the coding sequence ATGCCCGAGAGAAACCGCACCATCATCCAGCTCGTGTCGTCGGCGAAGCGCCAGCTGAAGAAGTACGACCCGCGCGTGCGCAAGCATGTGCTGTTCGTGGAGGGCAAGCCATGA
- the zigA gene encoding zinc metallochaperone GTPase ZigA, giving the protein MTAPAAAARLPVTVLSGFLGAGKTTLLNHVLQNREGLRVAVIVNDMSEVNIDGRLVKTGGGALSRVDEKLVELSNGCICCTLREDLLLEVSRLAREGRFDYLLIESTGISEPLPVAETFTFTDEQGQGLSDVARLDTLVTVVDALNFPRDWNAADDLAARGLAAADEDERTVVDLLVEQVEFADVLVLNKTDLVPAEELARLKDILRKLNPDAHLVTSERGRVPPSAVLNTGRFDFERARRAPGWLKELRGEHTPETETYGIRSFVFRGRVPFHPARLWDFIHESWRGVLRSKGFFWLATRMDIAGVWAQAGGACSFEPGGVWWDAIPRAEWPEDAQARADIERECVGPHGDRRQEIVFITQDADHEEMARLLEACLLTPAELARGPQGWARLEDPFPEWQVQRTDAPAEDEEHA; this is encoded by the coding sequence ATGACGGCCCCCGCGGCCGCGGCCCGGCTGCCGGTGACGGTGCTCTCCGGCTTCCTGGGAGCGGGCAAGACGACGCTGCTCAACCACGTCCTCCAGAACCGGGAGGGCCTGCGGGTGGCGGTCATCGTCAACGACATGAGCGAGGTGAACATCGACGGCCGGCTGGTGAAGACGGGCGGCGGCGCGCTGAGCCGGGTGGACGAGAAGCTGGTGGAGCTGTCCAACGGCTGCATCTGCTGCACGCTGCGCGAGGACCTGCTGTTGGAGGTCTCCCGGCTCGCCCGGGAGGGCCGCTTCGACTACCTGCTCATCGAATCCACCGGCATCTCCGAGCCGCTGCCCGTCGCTGAGACGTTCACCTTCACGGACGAGCAGGGCCAGGGCCTGTCGGACGTGGCGCGGCTGGACACGCTCGTCACCGTGGTGGACGCCCTCAACTTCCCGCGGGACTGGAACGCCGCGGATGACCTCGCCGCGCGCGGACTGGCCGCGGCGGACGAGGACGAGCGCACCGTGGTGGACCTGCTGGTGGAGCAGGTGGAGTTCGCGGACGTGCTCGTCCTCAACAAGACGGACCTCGTCCCGGCGGAGGAGCTGGCCCGGCTGAAGGACATCCTGCGCAAGCTCAACCCGGACGCGCACCTCGTCACCTCCGAGCGGGGCCGAGTGCCCCCCTCCGCCGTGCTCAACACCGGCCGCTTCGACTTCGAACGCGCGCGGCGCGCACCGGGCTGGCTCAAGGAGCTGCGGGGCGAACACACGCCGGAGACGGAGACCTACGGCATCCGCAGCTTCGTCTTCCGCGGCCGCGTGCCCTTCCACCCCGCGCGGCTGTGGGACTTCATCCACGAGAGCTGGCGGGGCGTGCTGCGCTCCAAGGGCTTCTTCTGGCTCGCCACGCGGATGGACATCGCCGGCGTCTGGGCCCAGGCGGGCGGCGCCTGCAGCTTCGAGCCCGGCGGCGTGTGGTGGGACGCGATACCCCGCGCCGAGTGGCCAGAGGATGCCCAGGCGCGCGCCGACATCGAGCGCGAGTGCGTGGGCCCACACGGAGACCGGCGGCAGGAAATCGTCTTCATCACGCAGGACGCGGACCATGAGGAGATGGCCCGGCTGCTCGAGGCCTGTCTGCTCACGCCGGCGGAACTGGCGCGCGGCCCCCAGGGCTGGGCGCGCCTGGAAGACCCGTTCCCCGAATGGCAGGTGCAGCGGACGGACGCGCCCGCCGAGGACGAGGAGCATGCCTGA
- the rpsN gene encoding 30S ribosomal protein S14 — MQPALRPLAPPTHAFVWTPEELADIYRAALKARIRDLTLSHEEKRAAQDAVASLPRDSNPNRVTNRCALTGRPRSNLRRFGLSRIAFREKVLQGVIPGVIKSSW; from the coding sequence ATGCAGCCCGCCCTCCGCCCCCTCGCGCCGCCCACTCATGCCTTCGTGTGGACGCCCGAGGAGCTCGCGGACATCTACCGCGCGGCGCTGAAGGCGCGCATCCGCGACCTCACCCTGTCCCATGAAGAAAAGCGCGCGGCGCAGGACGCGGTGGCGTCACTGCCCCGCGACTCGAACCCCAACCGCGTGACGAACCGCTGCGCGCTGACGGGAAGGCCTCGGAGCAACCTGAGGCGCTTCGGCCTGTCGCGCATCGCGTTCCGTGAGAAGGTGCTCCAGGGAGTGATTCCCGGCGTCATCAAGTCGAGCTGGTGA
- the ptsP gene encoding phosphoenolpyruvate--protein phosphotransferase, with protein sequence MSSQATPTLRLLGIGASPGVAVGHAFILDRKRIRTPKLRLAEAEVEPERMRMKTAIDLSDRQLAELKEQITRTEGSDHALILEAHRLMLHDPMLVDEVNRLIIEDRINAEWAVRRVARKIKHLFDNIPDEYFRERRSDVDYVADRIIRNLMGQVVDEEVEVPAEAIVVAHDLSPADAALMARSGRVGGFVTDLGGQTSHTAIVARARETPAVVGAGRASEQISPGDLVAMDGIRGVVLVNPSDEQLAVFREEQRRYQESERLALATKDLPAVSTDGFQIRLNGNIEFLEEIPSLLAHGAEGIGLYRTEFMFLDRKTAPTEEEHYRAYRQVLEAMGGRPVTIRTLDLGGDKVPGKTKHEKEPNPAMGLRAIRYCLSNRELFRTQLRALLRASVHGNLRLMFPLICGVSELREARSELEACRTELGRAGVPVGKRFPVGIMVETPSAATIADRLAQEADFFSVGTNDLIQYSLAIDRQNREVAYLYRPLHLSVLRQLRGIIDAGRAANIPVSMCGEMAGDPLYTLVLLALGFDELSMTSGQIPVVKRFLRRVSRAAAMELLQNAMELTTAEEIERYVRTEMDRRFSETMEPGAPGVGNVEPTDHEPSEHGTPPSGRNTA encoded by the coding sequence GTGAGCAGCCAGGCCACCCCCACTCTGAGGTTGTTGGGCATCGGTGCCTCTCCCGGCGTGGCGGTGGGGCACGCCTTCATCCTGGACCGCAAACGCATCCGCACGCCCAAGCTGCGGCTGGCGGAGGCGGAGGTCGAGCCCGAGCGGATGCGGATGAAGACAGCCATTGACCTGTCCGACCGCCAGCTCGCCGAGCTGAAGGAACAGATTACGCGCACCGAGGGCAGCGACCACGCCCTCATCCTCGAGGCGCACCGCTTGATGCTCCACGACCCCATGCTCGTGGACGAGGTGAACCGGCTCATCATCGAGGACCGCATCAACGCCGAGTGGGCCGTCCGGCGCGTGGCGCGCAAAATCAAGCACCTGTTCGACAACATCCCCGACGAGTACTTCCGCGAGCGCCGCTCGGACGTGGACTACGTCGCCGACCGAATCATCCGCAACCTGATGGGGCAGGTGGTGGATGAGGAAGTGGAAGTCCCCGCGGAGGCCATCGTCGTCGCACATGACTTGTCCCCCGCGGACGCGGCGCTGATGGCGCGCAGCGGCCGGGTGGGGGGCTTCGTGACGGACCTGGGCGGCCAGACGAGCCACACCGCCATCGTCGCCCGCGCGCGGGAGACGCCCGCCGTGGTGGGCGCCGGCCGGGCCAGCGAACAGATTTCGCCGGGTGACCTGGTGGCCATGGATGGCATCCGGGGCGTGGTGCTGGTGAACCCCTCGGACGAGCAGCTCGCCGTCTTCCGCGAGGAGCAGCGCCGCTACCAGGAGAGCGAGCGGCTGGCCCTGGCGACCAAGGACCTGCCCGCCGTCAGCACCGACGGCTTCCAGATTCGCCTCAACGGCAACATCGAGTTCCTGGAGGAAATCCCCTCACTGCTGGCGCACGGCGCGGAAGGCATTGGCCTGTACCGCACCGAGTTCATGTTCCTGGACCGGAAGACGGCGCCCACCGAGGAGGAGCACTACCGCGCCTACCGTCAGGTGCTGGAGGCCATGGGCGGGCGCCCCGTCACCATCCGCACGTTGGACCTGGGCGGCGACAAGGTGCCGGGCAAGACGAAGCACGAGAAGGAACCCAACCCAGCCATGGGCCTGCGGGCCATCCGCTACTGTCTGTCCAACCGGGAGCTGTTCCGCACCCAGCTGCGCGCCCTGCTGCGCGCCAGCGTGCACGGCAACCTGCGGCTGATGTTCCCCCTCATCTGCGGGGTGAGCGAGCTGCGCGAGGCCCGGAGCGAGCTGGAGGCCTGCCGCACGGAGCTGGGCCGCGCGGGTGTCCCCGTGGGCAAGCGCTTCCCCGTGGGCATCATGGTGGAGACGCCCAGCGCGGCCACCATCGCCGACCGGCTGGCCCAGGAGGCGGACTTCTTCTCGGTGGGGACCAACGACCTCATCCAATATTCGCTGGCCATCGACCGCCAGAATCGCGAGGTCGCCTACCTCTACCGGCCCCTGCACCTGTCCGTGCTCCGGCAGCTGCGCGGCATCATCGACGCGGGCCGGGCGGCCAACATCCCCGTGTCCATGTGTGGGGAAATGGCGGGAGATCCGCTCTACACCCTGGTGCTGCTGGCGTTGGGCTTCGACGAGCTGTCCATGACGTCGGGGCAGATTCCGGTGGTGAAGCGCTTCCTTCGCCGGGTGAGCCGCGCGGCCGCCATGGAGCTGTTGCAGAACGCCATGGAGCTGACCACGGCGGAGGAAATCGAGCGCTATGTGCGCACGGAGATGGACCGCCGCTTCAGTGAGACGATGGAGCCGGGCGCGCCGGGTGTAGGGAACGTGGAGCCCACGGACCACGAGCCCTCCGAGCATGGGACTCCGCCCTCGGGACGGAACACGGCCTGA
- a CDS encoding HPr family phosphocarrier protein has translation MASVVEGTYEIINALGLHARAAAQMVKVANRFKSEVTIEAQGQRANAKSIMGVLMLAAAQGTQVKLTCKGDDADACLQELAKLIGDRFGEAQ, from the coding sequence ATGGCAAGCGTGGTCGAAGGGACGTACGAGATCATCAACGCGCTGGGGCTGCACGCCCGGGCCGCGGCGCAGATGGTCAAGGTGGCCAACCGGTTCAAGAGCGAGGTCACCATCGAAGCCCAGGGACAGCGGGCCAATGCCAAATCCATCATGGGCGTGCTGATGCTCGCCGCCGCCCAGGGCACCCAGGTGAAGCTCACCTGCAAGGGCGACGACGCGGATGCCTGTCTCCAGGAACTGGCGAAGCTCATTGGTGACCGTTTCGGCGAGGCGCAGTGA
- a CDS encoding PTS system mannose/fructose/sorbose family transporter subunit IID, whose amino-acid sequence MSTTPQATLPFGVLLRVFLRSLFLQASWNPKGMQNLGLAYAVYPALAALYPQGPAREEAVRRHLVFFNTHPYVAAAIVGGVINHEERIARGEETPDKVVAFKAALMGPLAALGDGFFWLSLKPATGAVSAALVPLLGVWAVPLFLVLYNLVHLLLRVRLYRLGLTLGDRLVEAVARANLPARGARLRAVAAASAGGVAAWLAVSFGANAGGLYAPLLAAGCLALGVASYVLVSRRVPNYVVLYVAAGLACVAGAFL is encoded by the coding sequence ATGAGCACCACGCCTCAGGCCACGTTGCCCTTCGGCGTGCTGCTGCGCGTCTTCCTGCGCTCGCTCTTCCTCCAGGCGTCGTGGAACCCCAAGGGCATGCAGAACCTGGGGCTGGCCTACGCCGTCTATCCCGCGCTGGCGGCGCTGTACCCCCAGGGGCCCGCGCGCGAGGAGGCGGTGCGCCGGCATCTCGTCTTCTTCAACACGCACCCCTACGTCGCGGCGGCGATTGTCGGCGGCGTCATCAACCACGAAGAGCGCATTGCCCGGGGCGAGGAGACGCCGGACAAGGTGGTGGCCTTCAAGGCCGCGCTCATGGGGCCCCTGGCCGCGCTGGGGGACGGCTTCTTCTGGCTGTCCCTCAAGCCCGCGACGGGGGCGGTGAGCGCCGCGCTGGTGCCGCTGCTGGGCGTGTGGGCGGTGCCGCTGTTCCTGGTGCTCTACAATCTGGTGCACCTGCTGCTGCGGGTGCGCCTGTACCGGCTGGGCCTGACGCTGGGCGACAGGCTGGTGGAAGCAGTGGCTCGCGCCAACCTCCCCGCGCGGGGGGCCCGGCTGCGGGCGGTGGCGGCGGCGAGCGCGGGCGGTGTGGCCGCCTGGCTCGCGGTGTCATTCGGGGCCAACGCGGGTGGGCTGTATGCGCCCCTGCTGGCGGCCGGATGTCTGGCCCTGGGGGTGGCGTCCTACGTGCTGGTCAGCCGTCGGGTGCCGAACTACGTGGTGCTCTATGTCGCGGCGGGTCTGGCCTGCGTGGCGGGAGCATTCCTCTAA
- a CDS encoding PTS sugar transporter subunit IIC encodes MSVVWTQVALAGLWGGLVALERKAFLQAMMSRPLVAATVMGALLDDVASGLAIGMLLELFFLGTANLGAALPENDTLAATGTSAAAATLSAATGAGSTPAIWSLAVLLFIGLGRVGRKGDRLLEGYTARLARVALASAEAGNITRAMRQNLWGMWPHFAVYGTLTALCALLGFFIEPLLQALPPVVVRGLAWAWPAMASVAAAIAAQGSHARRAPLYAGLGAAVVTASVVCVLLLEDR; translated from the coding sequence GTGAGCGTCGTCTGGACCCAGGTGGCGCTTGCGGGACTGTGGGGCGGACTGGTGGCACTGGAGCGCAAGGCGTTCCTCCAGGCCATGATGTCCCGGCCCCTGGTCGCCGCCACCGTCATGGGCGCACTGCTCGATGACGTGGCGTCGGGTCTGGCCATCGGCATGCTGCTGGAGCTGTTCTTCCTGGGCACCGCCAACCTGGGCGCCGCGCTGCCGGAGAACGACACCCTGGCGGCCACTGGCACCAGCGCCGCCGCGGCCACGTTGTCCGCGGCCACGGGCGCGGGCTCCACGCCGGCCATCTGGTCGCTCGCCGTGCTGCTCTTCATCGGCCTGGGACGCGTGGGCCGCAAGGGTGACCGGCTGCTGGAGGGCTACACCGCGCGGCTGGCCCGGGTGGCGCTGGCCTCCGCGGAGGCCGGGAACATCACCCGCGCCATGCGGCAGAACCTGTGGGGCATGTGGCCCCACTTCGCCGTGTACGGCACGCTCACCGCGCTCTGCGCGCTGCTGGGCTTCTTCATCGAGCCGCTGCTCCAGGCGCTGCCCCCCGTGGTGGTGCGCGGGCTGGCGTGGGCCTGGCCGGCCATGGCGTCCGTGGCGGCGGCCATCGCGGCGCAGGGCAGCCACGCGCGGCGCGCGCCGCTCTACGCGGGGCTGGGTGCGGCGGTGGTGACGGCGTCCGTCGTATGCGTCCTCCTCCTGGAGGACCGATGA
- a CDS encoding PTS sugar transporter subunit IIB has protein sequence MITLVRVDNRLIHGQVVEAWLPFLKVSRVVVADDEAASSPLIRAAMALAVQSAIEVQILPLSQVDFAALSKDGVRTLVLLRDVASVPFAHAHGLAMDELNLGNVHFGTGRRQVSPSVFLAEAELTTLQQLADQGVRVAARAVPAEKPVDLPDLRERWAKAG, from the coding sequence GTGATCACCCTGGTCCGCGTCGACAACCGCCTCATCCATGGTCAGGTCGTCGAGGCCTGGCTCCCGTTCCTCAAAGTCTCCCGGGTGGTCGTGGCGGATGACGAGGCGGCTTCCAGTCCTCTCATCCGAGCCGCCATGGCCCTGGCCGTCCAGAGCGCCATCGAGGTGCAGATTCTGCCCCTGTCCCAGGTGGACTTCGCCGCCCTGTCCAAGGACGGTGTGCGCACCCTGGTGTTGCTGAGGGATGTCGCCTCGGTGCCCTTCGCGCATGCGCACGGGCTGGCCATGGATGAGCTGAATCTGGGCAACGTGCACTTCGGCACTGGCCGCCGGCAGGTCTCCCCGTCCGTCTTCCTGGCGGAGGCCGAGCTGACGACGCTCCAGCAACTGGCCGACCAGGGCGTCCGGGTGGCGGCCCGCGCGGTGCCCGCCGAGAAGCCCGTGGACCTGCCGGACCTCCGCGAGCGGTGGGCGAAGGCCGGGTGA
- a CDS encoding PTS sugar transporter subunit IIA — MVGLVVAAHGRLAEELVSTAEQIVGELPAVATCNIEPGTPVEDIRAKMKQAIARVDEGAGVIILADLFGGTPCKESLMMCQRMNVEVLAGVNLPMLLKANSLRSEELSLPEMANQLASHGQRNITCASALLREAQQPRT, encoded by the coding sequence ATGGTCGGCCTCGTCGTCGCAGCGCACGGACGTCTGGCGGAGGAGCTGGTCTCCACCGCGGAGCAGATCGTGGGAGAGCTTCCCGCGGTGGCAACCTGCAACATCGAGCCTGGGACTCCTGTCGAGGATATCCGGGCGAAGATGAAGCAGGCGATTGCCCGCGTGGATGAGGGTGCGGGTGTCATCATCCTGGCCGACCTCTTCGGAGGTACGCCCTGTAAGGAGTCGCTGATGATGTGTCAGCGAATGAATGTGGAGGTCCTTGCTGGCGTCAACCTGCCCATGCTGCTGAAGGCGAACTCGCTCCGTTCGGAAGAGTTGTCGCTCCCGGAGATGGCCAACCAGCTGGCTTCCCATGGCCAGCGCAACATCACCTGCGCATCCGCCCTGCTTCGCGAGGCACAGCAGCCGCGAACTTGA
- a CDS encoding peroxiredoxin, translating into MAKTKLLKQGDAVPDITLTGAGGQSVRLRDLVGQKVLVVYFYPKDDSPGCTAQACGLRDQYEDFVAAGAEVVGISGDSVGSHEGFAAKHRLPFKLLSDARGEAREAFGVSTSFLGLLPGRVTFVVDRSGIVRDSFESQVRVGEHVRRALELVRALAQEGGAPASAAK; encoded by the coding sequence ATGGCCAAGACGAAGCTGCTGAAGCAAGGCGATGCGGTACCGGACATCACCCTCACCGGCGCGGGCGGGCAGTCGGTGCGGCTGCGAGACCTGGTGGGGCAGAAGGTATTGGTCGTCTACTTCTATCCGAAGGACGACTCGCCCGGCTGCACGGCGCAGGCCTGTGGACTGAGGGACCAGTACGAGGACTTCGTCGCCGCGGGCGCGGAGGTGGTGGGCATCAGCGGTGACTCGGTGGGCTCGCATGAGGGCTTCGCGGCGAAGCACCGGCTGCCCTTCAAGCTGCTCAGCGACGCGCGCGGCGAGGCGCGCGAGGCCTTCGGCGTGTCCACGTCGTTCCTGGGCCTGCTGCCCGGGCGCGTCACCTTCGTGGTGGACCGCTCAGGCATCGTCCGCGACAGCTTCGAGTCGCAGGTTCGCGTCGGCGAGCACGTGCGGCGCGCGCTCGAACTGGTGCGCGCGCTGGCGCAGGAAGGTGGCGCGCCGGCCTCCGCCGCGAAGTAG
- a CDS encoding TPR end-of-group domain-containing protein produces MRTLISSLVCLLMSACAHAPASAPESAPPAEAPVATQPVEASATSTDAAGLPHMEPPAAPMPGWMQVRKADALSREEKFAEALALYEEALEAGNRDPNAAYSAACSAARLGRKDVALRRLAQSVELGFRDVGWLLQDADLEPLREEPVYLAQVERITTLPDPHPTSSSELKTLFVEDQSDRQGPLDGADAWKRVAERDAQRRERVKALLAEGALKEGADFMSAGFIFQHGNTPEDYAMARQMGAEAAKRGHPRGLWLAAAAWDRWLMNANLPQRFGTQYRFNPESKEMTLHPVDPNVTDEERARWGFPPLAEIPTVLRR; encoded by the coding sequence ATGCGAACGCTCATCTCCTCCCTTGTCTGCTTGCTGATGTCAGCGTGTGCCCATGCGCCGGCCTCCGCTCCCGAATCCGCGCCGCCCGCCGAGGCTCCCGTGGCCACGCAGCCGGTTGAAGCCTCCGCGACCTCCACGGACGCCGCCGGACTGCCCCACATGGAGCCGCCCGCCGCGCCGATGCCCGGCTGGATGCAGGTGCGCAAGGCGGACGCGTTGTCGCGAGAAGAGAAGTTCGCGGAAGCGCTGGCCCTCTATGAAGAGGCCCTGGAGGCGGGGAATCGGGACCCGAACGCCGCGTACTCCGCGGCGTGTTCGGCGGCCCGGCTCGGCCGGAAGGACGTCGCGCTGCGCAGGTTGGCCCAGTCCGTGGAACTGGGCTTCCGCGACGTGGGGTGGTTGTTGCAGGACGCGGACCTGGAGCCGCTGCGCGAGGAGCCGGTGTACCTCGCGCAGGTGGAGCGCATCACCACGCTCCCGGACCCCCATCCCACCTCGAGTTCAGAGCTGAAGACGCTCTTCGTGGAGGACCAGAGTGACCGCCAGGGGCCGCTCGATGGGGCGGACGCGTGGAAGCGGGTCGCCGAGCGGGATGCGCAGCGGCGCGAGCGCGTGAAGGCCCTGCTGGCCGAAGGCGCGTTGAAGGAAGGCGCGGACTTCATGTCCGCGGGGTTCATCTTCCAGCACGGCAACACGCCGGAGGACTACGCCATGGCCCGGCAGATGGGGGCGGAGGCCGCGAAGCGGGGCCACCCGCGCGGCCTGTGGCTGGCCGCGGCGGCCTGGGACCGCTGGCTGATGAACGCCAACCTTCCGCAGCGCTTCGGCACCCAGTACCGCTTCAACCCGGAATCGAAGGAGATGACGCTCCACCCGGTGGACCCCAACGTCACGGACGAGGAGCGCGCGCGCTGGGGCTTCCCGCCGCTCGCGGAGATTCCAACCGTCCTGCGGCGCTAG
- a CDS encoding protease → MRRDCAAVDGHGFITQNTGLRAFQARYRGPMFNSSGRRWGVAVLSLGMLGSACAARQDVTPSAEAAQLTQETPAMATTLTCTLSGPAQVRAGEPVELVFELSNPTAQSLRVLGWHTPLEGVRNKIFDVSRDGGALEYQGPMAKRGPPTAGSYVTLSPGTSVEGKVDIARFYDLQAPGTYRIAFRGPLMDVAREGEPVPAPNGGFRPAEVPCPVVEVTVTP, encoded by the coding sequence GTGCGCAGGGATTGCGCCGCGGTGGACGGCCACGGCTTCATCACGCAGAACACCGGACTGCGCGCGTTCCAGGCGCGTTATCGTGGGCCCATGTTCAACTCTTCCGGTAGGCGGTGGGGCGTCGCGGTGCTGTCCCTGGGAATGCTGGGCAGTGCGTGCGCGGCGCGGCAGGACGTGACTCCATCCGCTGAAGCGGCGCAGCTGACGCAGGAGACCCCGGCCATGGCAACGACCTTGACGTGCACGCTGAGCGGCCCGGCGCAGGTGCGCGCGGGCGAACCCGTGGAGCTGGTGTTCGAGCTCAGCAATCCCACGGCGCAATCCCTGCGCGTGCTCGGCTGGCACACGCCGCTGGAGGGCGTACGTAACAAAATCTTCGACGTGTCCCGTGACGGTGGCGCGCTCGAATACCAGGGGCCCATGGCGAAGCGCGGGCCGCCCACGGCCGGCAGCTACGTCACCCTCTCCCCCGGTACGTCGGTGGAAGGCAAGGTGGACATCGCTCGCTTCTATGACTTGCAGGCGCCGGGAACGTACCGCATCGCGTTCCGAGGCCCGCTGATGGACGTCGCCCGGGAAGGCGAACCGGTGCCCGCTCCGAATGGCGGATTCCGCCCTGCGGAAGTGCCATGCCCCGTGGTGGAGGTCACCGTCACGCCCTGA
- a CDS encoding NAD+ kinase, with protein sequence MYEKIVLVTRRTRMAGLVERFNTKKQAKFYVEQAGQDFDEFTREDETYRCNVDSLRESLSFGLPVQQVDRSLVPTFLFTGKEVVVVAGQDGLVANVAKYVGEQPLVGVNPDPERFDGVLLPHSVSGARGAVRRVLEGKAAFKRVTLAEARLDDGQRLLAFNDLFIGARSHVSARYRLRTGDQEESQSSSGVVVSTGAGATGWLSSIFNLARGVTAHAGGVPCAPVRLGWEDPQLIFVVREPFASRHSGASLVMGDVTEERELVLESRMASEGVIFSDGVEEDFLRFGAGATARIRPARQRAMLVAG encoded by the coding sequence ATGTACGAGAAAATCGTGCTCGTCACCCGCCGCACGCGCATGGCGGGCCTGGTGGAGCGCTTCAACACCAAGAAGCAGGCGAAGTTCTACGTGGAGCAAGCGGGGCAGGACTTCGATGAGTTCACCCGCGAGGACGAAACCTATCGGTGCAACGTGGACTCGCTGCGGGAGTCGCTGTCCTTCGGGCTGCCGGTGCAGCAGGTGGACCGGAGCCTGGTGCCCACCTTCCTCTTCACCGGCAAGGAGGTGGTGGTCGTCGCGGGGCAGGACGGGCTGGTGGCGAACGTGGCGAAGTACGTGGGGGAGCAGCCGCTGGTGGGCGTGAATCCGGACCCGGAGCGCTTCGACGGCGTGCTGTTGCCCCATTCGGTTTCGGGGGCGCGCGGGGCGGTGCGGCGCGTGTTGGAGGGCAAGGCGGCCTTCAAGCGCGTGACGTTGGCGGAGGCGCGTTTGGATGACGGGCAGCGGCTGCTGGCCTTCAATGACTTGTTCATCGGGGCGCGCTCCCACGTGTCCGCGCGCTACCGGCTGCGCACCGGGGACCAGGAGGAGTCCCAGTCCTCCAGCGGCGTGGTGGTGTCCACGGGCGCGGGCGCCACCGGGTGGCTGTCGTCCATCTTCAACCTGGCGCGAGGCGTGACGGCCCATGCGGGTGGGGTGCCGTGCGCGCCCGTGCGCCTGGGCTGGGAGGACCCGCAGCTGATTTTCGTGGTGCGCGAGCCCTTCGCCAGCCGTCACTCGGGCGCCAGCCTGGTGATGGGCGACGTGACGGAGGAGCGCGAGCTGGTGCTGGAGTCGCGGATGGCGTCGGAGGGCGTCATCTTCAGCGACGGCGTGGAGGAGGACTTCCTCCGCTTCGGCGCGGGTGCCACCGCTCGCATCCGCCCCGCGCGGCAGCGTGCCATGTTGGTGGCGGGCTGA